Proteins encoded by one window of Rhodamnia argentea isolate NSW1041297 chromosome 6, ASM2092103v1, whole genome shotgun sequence:
- the LOC115755960 gene encoding anaphase-promoting complex subunit 7 isoform X1, which produces MDVPKDQISTLLDHGLSTSAQVLGSFLVSSSSANAEANPHVKAENLVLLGDALLRDKEYRRAIHMYKQALQYHRSIPKQTSASSRSSLSTSNRSSSPNSFNVSAVNENEVKFKIASCHSSLNENKAALLELEGIPSKARTLQMNLLMGKLYRNSRNSRAAIACYRECLRNCFYVVEAIIALAELGVTPKNIISLIPQTPNRGNRGSYDHLDSMRWLQRYVEAQCCIASNDYKGGLELYAELLQQFPNNVHILLEMAKVEAIIGKNDEAIMNFEKARSVDPYILTYMDEYAMLLKMKSDYSKLGKLVHDLLNTDPTRPEVFVALSVMWERKDDKGALSHAEKSIQIDERHIPGYIMKGNLYLLMDRPEAAVIAFRGARELRPDLRSYQGLVRSYLACSKVKEALHTAREAMKAMPQSARALKLVGDVHASNPGGREKAKKFYESALRLEPGFLGAALALAELHVIEGRNGDAVALLERYLKDWADDSLHVKLAQVFSATNMLQDALAHYQAALRINSQNEAAKKGLDRLEKQMKGVDPDAPDEDEENDIEDVDADVEETELLA; this is translated from the exons ATGGACGTCCCCAAAGACCAAATCTCCACTCTCCTCGACCATGGCCTCTCCACCTCCGCCCAAGTCCTc GGCTCGTTTCTGGTCTCGTCGTCCTCCGCCAATGCCGAAGCCAACCCGCACGTCAAAGCTGAGAACCTG GTGCTGCTCGGCGATGCCTTGCTTCGCGACAAAGAGTATCGGCGAGCGATC CATATGTACAAACAAGCCTTGCAGTACCATAGGAGTATTCCAAAACAAACTTCAGCGAGTTCCAGAAGCTCGTTGTCCACGTCGAATAGATCGTCTTCTCCAAATTCTTTCAATGTATCTGCTGTTAACGAAAATGAG GTGAAATTCAAGATTGCATCTTGTCACTCTTCACTGAATGAGAATAAAGCTGCCCTTCTTGAG TTGGAAGGGATTCCGAGCAAAGCGAGAACTTTGCAAATGAATTTACTCATGGGAAAGCTCTACAGGAACTCACGGAACAGTCGTGCTGCTATTGCTTGTTATAGAGAGTGCTTGAG AAACTGCTTTTACGTTGTGGAGGCTATTATAGCTTTGGCTGAGCTGGGAGTTACTCCTAAGAATATTATCTCTTTGATTCCTCAG ACTCCAAATAGAGGCAACAGGGGTTCATATGATCATCTCGATTCAATGCGGTGGCTGCAA CGTTATGTGGAGGCACAGTGTTGTATTGCTTCAAATGACTACAAGG GTGGTCTGGAGCTATATGCGGAGCTTTTGCAACAATTTCCAAACAACGTACATATATTACTTGAAATGGCAAAG GTTGAAGCTATTATTGGGAAAAATGACGAGGCTATAATGAATTTCGAAAAG GCTAGGTCAGTTGATCCGTACATCCTAACGTACATGGATGAGTATGCGATGCTTCTCAAAATGAAATCTGATTACTCAAAGCTTGGCAAGTTGGTGCATGATTTATTGAATACTGACCCAACGAGGCCAGAAGTCTTTGTTGCTTTATCTGTGATGTGGGAAAGGAAAGATGACAAAGGAGCTTTATCTCATGCTGAGAAG AGCATTCAAATCGATGAGAGACACATACCTGGCTATATAATGAAG GGAAACCTGTATTTGTTGATGGATAGGCCTGAAGCAGCTGTAATTGCCTTCAGAGGAGCTCGAGAGTTGAGACCTGATCTTCGTTCATATCAAG GTTTAGTTCGCTCTTATTTGGCATGCTCAAAAGTCAAAGAAGCCCTTCATACGGCCAGGGAAGCGATGAAAGCAATGCCTCAATCTGCAAGGGCTCTGAAATTGGTTGGAGATGTCCATGCTAGTAATCCTGGTGGTAGGGAGAAG GCAAAAAAGTTCTACGAGTCAGCTCTTCGTCTCGAACCCGGTTTCCTTGGAGCTGCATTAGCATTGGCTGAACTGCATGTCATTGAGGGACGAAATGGAGATGCCGTCGCTCTTCTTGAGAGATATCTCAAGGACTGGGCAGATGACTCTCTTCATGTCAAGTTGGCCCAAGTTTTCTCTGCAACTAATATGCTGCAGGATGCGTTGGCCCATTATCAGGCTGCACTAAG GATCAACTCGCAGAATGAAGCTGCCAAAAAAGGATTGGACCGCCTGGAGAAACAGATGAAG GGAGTGGATCCAGATGCGCCtgacgaagatgaagaaaacGATATTGAGGATGTAGATGCAGATGTCGAGGAGACAGAGCTGCTAGCCTGA
- the LOC115755960 gene encoding anaphase-promoting complex subunit 7 isoform X2 yields the protein MDVPKDQISTLLDHGLSTSAQVLGSFLVSSSSANAEANPHVKAENLVLLGDALLRDKEYRRAIHMYKQALQYHRSIPKQTSASSRSSLSTSNRSSSPNSFNVSAVNENEVKFKIASCHSSLNENKAALLELEGIPSKARTLQMNLLMGKLYRNSRNSRAAIACYRECLRNCFYVVEAIIALAELGVTPKNIISLIPQTPNRGNRGSYDHLDSMRWLQRYVEAQCCIASNDYKGGLELYAELLQQFPNNVHILLEMAKVEAIIGKNDEAIMNFEKARPEVFVALSVMWERKDDKGALSHAEKSIQIDERHIPGYIMKGNLYLLMDRPEAAVIAFRGARELRPDLRSYQGLVRSYLACSKVKEALHTAREAMKAMPQSARALKLVGDVHASNPGGREKAKKFYESALRLEPGFLGAALALAELHVIEGRNGDAVALLERYLKDWADDSLHVKLAQVFSATNMLQDALAHYQAALRINSQNEAAKKGLDRLEKQMKGVDPDAPDEDEENDIEDVDADVEETELLA from the exons ATGGACGTCCCCAAAGACCAAATCTCCACTCTCCTCGACCATGGCCTCTCCACCTCCGCCCAAGTCCTc GGCTCGTTTCTGGTCTCGTCGTCCTCCGCCAATGCCGAAGCCAACCCGCACGTCAAAGCTGAGAACCTG GTGCTGCTCGGCGATGCCTTGCTTCGCGACAAAGAGTATCGGCGAGCGATC CATATGTACAAACAAGCCTTGCAGTACCATAGGAGTATTCCAAAACAAACTTCAGCGAGTTCCAGAAGCTCGTTGTCCACGTCGAATAGATCGTCTTCTCCAAATTCTTTCAATGTATCTGCTGTTAACGAAAATGAG GTGAAATTCAAGATTGCATCTTGTCACTCTTCACTGAATGAGAATAAAGCTGCCCTTCTTGAG TTGGAAGGGATTCCGAGCAAAGCGAGAACTTTGCAAATGAATTTACTCATGGGAAAGCTCTACAGGAACTCACGGAACAGTCGTGCTGCTATTGCTTGTTATAGAGAGTGCTTGAG AAACTGCTTTTACGTTGTGGAGGCTATTATAGCTTTGGCTGAGCTGGGAGTTACTCCTAAGAATATTATCTCTTTGATTCCTCAG ACTCCAAATAGAGGCAACAGGGGTTCATATGATCATCTCGATTCAATGCGGTGGCTGCAA CGTTATGTGGAGGCACAGTGTTGTATTGCTTCAAATGACTACAAGG GTGGTCTGGAGCTATATGCGGAGCTTTTGCAACAATTTCCAAACAACGTACATATATTACTTGAAATGGCAAAG GTTGAAGCTATTATTGGGAAAAATGACGAGGCTATAATGAATTTCGAAAAG GCTAG GCCAGAAGTCTTTGTTGCTTTATCTGTGATGTGGGAAAGGAAAGATGACAAAGGAGCTTTATCTCATGCTGAGAAG AGCATTCAAATCGATGAGAGACACATACCTGGCTATATAATGAAG GGAAACCTGTATTTGTTGATGGATAGGCCTGAAGCAGCTGTAATTGCCTTCAGAGGAGCTCGAGAGTTGAGACCTGATCTTCGTTCATATCAAG GTTTAGTTCGCTCTTATTTGGCATGCTCAAAAGTCAAAGAAGCCCTTCATACGGCCAGGGAAGCGATGAAAGCAATGCCTCAATCTGCAAGGGCTCTGAAATTGGTTGGAGATGTCCATGCTAGTAATCCTGGTGGTAGGGAGAAG GCAAAAAAGTTCTACGAGTCAGCTCTTCGTCTCGAACCCGGTTTCCTTGGAGCTGCATTAGCATTGGCTGAACTGCATGTCATTGAGGGACGAAATGGAGATGCCGTCGCTCTTCTTGAGAGATATCTCAAGGACTGGGCAGATGACTCTCTTCATGTCAAGTTGGCCCAAGTTTTCTCTGCAACTAATATGCTGCAGGATGCGTTGGCCCATTATCAGGCTGCACTAAG GATCAACTCGCAGAATGAAGCTGCCAAAAAAGGATTGGACCGCCTGGAGAAACAGATGAAG GGAGTGGATCCAGATGCGCCtgacgaagatgaagaaaacGATATTGAGGATGTAGATGCAGATGTCGAGGAGACAGAGCTGCTAGCCTGA